The Staphylococcus saprophyticus subsp. saprophyticus ATCC 15305 = NCTC 7292 genome contains the following window.
ATCACCTGCAAGCATTAAACTATCCGTACGCATGCCTTCTACAAAGAATCTGCCAATGGAATACCAAATTAAATAGAGACAGAAGGTATCACCAATACGTAAGTGTTTTCTTAATAGAATTAAGATAACAAATCCTAACACATCCCAAATAGACTCATAAAGGAATGTTGGTTGATAGTATTTTCCATCAATATACATATTATTAATTATAAAGTCAGGAATATGTAAGTTTTCAAGGAAAGATTTAGAAACTGTGCCCCCATGCGCTTCATGGTTCATAAAGTTTCCCCATCTTCCAATACCTTGTCCTAAAATCATACTTGGCGCAATCACATCACCAATTTGAAATGGATTAATATTTTTTTGTTTACAAATAATAATACCCGTTACGAATCCACCAATAAGACCACCATGTATGGCAATACCACCCTGCCAAATCATTGGGATTTCAATTGGATGTTGTACATAATACGGCCACTGAAAAATAACGAAATATATTCTAGCAATAATAAAACCAAATATGGCACTCCAAAATATAATATCGACGAGTGTGTCTTGATGGAATCCAATACGTTTCACGCTTGCTTGTGCAATAAAGTAACCTAGCAGTATGCCCATAGCAATAATAATGCCATACCAACGTACTGAAATCGGTCCTAATTCAAACGCAATCGGATCGATATAGCTTAACGTCATCATTGATTATTCCCCTCACTATGATTACCATTACGCAAAATTTCCGCATTTAAACGCTCATTAAATTCTTCTGCTGTATTGATACCCATGATATTCAGTCTATAGTTCATCGCAGCTACTTCAATAATCACCGCCACGTTACGACCTGGTCTTACTGGAATGGTTTTTTTCGTTATTTCTGTGTCTAAAATACGTAATGTTTCTTCGTTTAGCCCTACACGGTCGTATAGTTTTTCTTTATGCCAATTTTCTAAGTGAATATTTAAACGCAGGCGCTTCTCAGTCAGAATTGAACCGGCACCAAATAAAGTCATAACATTTATAATGCCTAGTCCTCTAATTTCTAACAAATGTTCAATTAATTTAGGTGCACGACCTGTTAATTCATCTTTACTAATTTCTCTGATTTCAACATTATCATCAGCTACAAGTCTGTGACCGCGTTTGATTAATTCCAGCGCTGTTTCACTTTTACCTATACCAGAATCGCCTGTGATTAACACACCAACACCGTAAACATCAACAAGCACACCATGCAATGAAGTCGTTCTAGCGAGTTCATGCTCTAAAAAGGTAGTCAAACGACTCATCAATTGAGTTGTGGCAATTGTGGACGTGATCAATGGCGTTTCGTTTTCTTTCGCAGCTTCTATAAGTTCTTCCGGAGGTTCTAAATCTCTTGTCACTATAATCGCTGGTGTTTCTGGACGACATAATTTTCTCATACGTCCTTTCCGTTCTTCATCAGGCAATAAATTATAGAAAGATAACTCAGTAGTTCCTAATAATTGAATACGGTCAGAGGCATAATGAGAGAAATAACCTGCCATTTCTAAACCCGGTCTTGATATATCAGTATTTTTAATTTGTTTATTTAAACCCGCTTCACCTGTGATTACTTCAAGCTTAAAGCGTTCTACTAAACTCTGTGTAGTTAACATGCGTTCACCTCTATCATTCTTTCTTCTGCATTTGTACTATGTTCATATCATATCAAAAAGAACTGATAATCTATATTAAAAAGTGCAGACGAAGTATATTTTAATATATGCCTTATATAAATTATATACGATATTTCTTATTAAAAGCTGATTCATTTTAAAATTAACGATAAACTTAACATTTTATGTTTGCGACATGTTATCAAAGGTTAACAATCACAAAAAAGCTCTTGCTTCACACGCATGTAACATGGTGTCGCAAGAGCTTTGTTATGCTGTTGGAAAATAGATACGGTACAATTGCTATTGTTTTACCGTGTCTCTTTCTAAGGCTGGTTTTAAATATTTACCAGTATAACTTGCTTCTACTTCTGCAATCTGTTCAGGTGTACCCGTTGCAACAACAGTACCTCCACCGTCGCCACCTTCTGGACCTAAATCAATAATATGGTCTGCCATTTTAATGACATCTAAATTATGTTCAATAATAACCACGGTGTCACCATTCTCAACTAACTTGTTTAAAACTTTCAGTAATCTACTGATGTCATCCACATGTAAACCTGTTGTAGGTTCGTCTAGTATATATATGGAGCGTCCTGTTGAACGTTTGTGTAATTCTGATGCAAGTTTCACACGCTGTGCTTCACCACCAGATAATGTTGTCGCAGGTTGACCTAATGTAACATAACCTAAACCAACATCTACTAACGTTTTTAACTTACGATGAATTTTCGGAACATTTTCGAAAAATGCCGTCGCTTCTTCAGCAGTCATCGCTAGGATTTCTGCAATATTTTTCCCTTTATAAGTTACTTCAAGCGTTTCACGATTATATCTCGTGCCACCACAAACTTCACACGGTACGTAGACATCTGGTAAAAAGTGCATTTCAATTTTAATGATACCATCGCCTTTACATGCTTCACAGCGACCGCCTTTAACATTAAAACTAAAACGACCTTTGGTATAACCTCTGACTTTAGATTCATTTGTTTGTGCAAATATATCTCTAATATTATCAAAAACCCCAGTATACGTAGCTGGATTTGATCTTGGCGTACGTCCAATAGGCGATTGATCAATATCTATAATTCGGTCTAATTGATCTATACCATTAATTTCATCATATTCACCTGGTTTCACTTTAGATTTATTGATTTGTTTCGCTAAAGATTTATAAAGCACTTCATTAACTAAAGTACTCTTACCAGAACCTGAAACACCCGTTACAACAGTCATCGTTGATAATGGGAAATCTACATCAATGCCTTTTAAATTATTACTACGCGCACCTTTAACACTAATTTTGCGATCAGTAATGTCTCTTCTTGCTTCTGGCACTT
Protein-coding sequences here:
- the lgt gene encoding prolipoprotein diacylglyceryl transferase → MMTLSYIDPIAFELGPISVRWYGIIIAMGILLGYFIAQASVKRIGFHQDTLVDIIFWSAIFGFIIARIYFVIFQWPYYVQHPIEIPMIWQGGIAIHGGLIGGFVTGIIICKQKNINPFQIGDVIAPSMILGQGIGRWGNFMNHEAHGGTVSKSFLENLHIPDFIINNMYIDGKYYQPTFLYESIWDVLGFVILILLRKHLRIGDTFCLYLIWYSIGRFFVEGMRTDSLMLAGDIRIAQLMSIILIIIGVVIMIVRRVKYDAPRYKAVGPLSWPSKEVK
- the hprK gene encoding HPr(Ser) kinase/phosphatase translates to MLTTQSLVERFKLEVITGEAGLNKQIKNTDISRPGLEMAGYFSHYASDRIQLLGTTELSFYNLLPDEERKGRMRKLCRPETPAIIVTRDLEPPEELIEAAKENETPLITSTIATTQLMSRLTTFLEHELARTTSLHGVLVDVYGVGVLITGDSGIGKSETALELIKRGHRLVADDNVEIREISKDELTGRAPKLIEHLLEIRGLGIINVMTLFGAGSILTEKRLRLNIHLENWHKEKLYDRVGLNEETLRILDTEITKKTIPVRPGRNVAVIIEVAAMNYRLNIMGINTAEEFNERLNAEILRNGNHSEGNNQ